A genomic window from Sphingobacterium sp. BN32 includes:
- a CDS encoding MFS transporter, which produces MSKFILPIPAHKRRWFIIFVIFLAIVFNYYDRQIVSILKPMLKEEFDLGDDGYALVLNVFTVFYALMYPVSGWLVDKFGERKVMLGGILGWSIACLGGGFSRTFGSFLFFRGMLGAAEPTNFPAQLKVVTVWFSGKLRATANSLCVAGSSIGAIIAPPLVAWLAMRYNFHTVFIVAGVVGLIIALLWFLIYTEPPAEIRAEATGAQVDQKEETAFTWGQLWSRKTLWGILLIRFVSDPVWYFCLFWLPGYLQEESGLTLAQIGMFGWIPFLVADIGAIGTSAWSDKMVRNGKEPLLARKIMLSSIAVLAPLCCLTTYVTSPYLTIFIFALVAVACLSWLFTISVVIAEAFPVKNVASVLGIAGGFGALGAVLFNYFVGQMMGSLGAGTIFIAMAFMHPIAVLILWTMVKKEKPEEHQAAIEA; this is translated from the coding sequence ATGTCAAAATTTATACTGCCGATTCCAGCTCACAAACGTCGTTGGTTTATCATATTCGTCATCTTTCTGGCTATCGTCTTTAACTACTATGATCGTCAGATAGTTTCGATATTGAAACCTATGCTGAAGGAGGAGTTTGATTTGGGAGATGATGGTTATGCGTTGGTGTTGAATGTTTTTACCGTATTCTACGCGCTGATGTATCCTGTGTCCGGATGGCTTGTTGATAAGTTTGGCGAGCGCAAGGTGATGCTTGGCGGTATCTTGGGATGGTCGATCGCTTGTTTGGGTGGCGGCTTCTCGAGAACGTTCGGTTCTTTCTTATTTTTTAGAGGGATGTTGGGAGCGGCAGAGCCTACTAATTTTCCGGCACAACTAAAGGTAGTAACCGTTTGGTTTTCCGGCAAGCTTCGCGCCACAGCAAATAGTTTATGTGTGGCAGGTAGTTCGATCGGAGCCATCATTGCGCCTCCATTGGTGGCTTGGTTAGCAATGCGCTATAATTTTCATACGGTTTTTATCGTTGCAGGGGTAGTCGGATTAATCATTGCGTTGCTTTGGTTCTTAATCTATACGGAGCCGCCTGCGGAAATCAGAGCGGAGGCTACAGGTGCGCAGGTCGATCAAAAGGAAGAAACAGCCTTCACTTGGGGTCAGTTATGGAGCAGAAAGACCTTATGGGGTATCTTGCTTATCCGTTTTGTTAGTGATCCGGTTTGGTATTTCTGTTTATTCTGGTTGCCTGGCTATCTGCAGGAGGAAAGTGGGTTGACATTAGCTCAGATTGGCATGTTCGGCTGGATACCGTTCTTAGTTGCTGATATCGGTGCAATTGGAACGTCTGCATGGTCTGATAAGATGGTGAGAAATGGTAAGGAACCGTTGCTTGCTCGTAAGATTATGTTGAGCAGTATCGCGGTGTTGGCTCCTTTGTGTTGTTTAACAACCTATGTAACGAGTCCTTATTTGACGATCTTTATCTTTGCGTTGGTGGCGGTAGCTTGTTTAAGCTGGTTGTTTACTATCAGTGTAGTAATTGCTGAAGCATTTCCGGTGAAGAACGTGGCTTCGGTACTGGGGATCGCAGGAGGATTTGGCGCATTAGGTGCTGTATTGTTCAACTATTTCGTAGGTCAAATGATGGGTTCATTGGGTGCTGGAACCATCTTTATTGCAATGGCCTTTATGCATCCAATTGCTGTTTTGATTCTGTGGACGATGGTTAAGAAAGAGAAGCCGGAAGAGCATCAAGCAGCTATAGAAGCGTAA